One stretch of Prosthecobacter debontii DNA includes these proteins:
- a CDS encoding DUF1501 domain-containing protein, which translates to MNTSLVSRRRFIGQSGCAALSGVSMMNTLLNLKLAGNAAAQDAPTDYRTLVCIFLHGGNDSYNWLVPRDSGRHAIYSTTRGNLALGVNDLRALNQDGGDGQLYGIHPSCSGLQELFNGLGGDGALRRAAFISNVGTLIQPVTKAEYLAETVPLPRALYSHSDQIDQWQTSVPQGMTQLSGWAGRAADVLHGVANANSISMNISLAGNNLWQVGNSTTQFVVTDRGALTFTGSDISEAQHPMRLKNAAHRSIIEQSYANLIQQSFAQLTKESIELQEFFLQQFNDYDDSSIRGFFPAGNWVGQQFLAAAKMIALRQALGLKRQTLFLSFGGWDHHGELLETQAEMLVLLDGALAGFQRALDHLALQDSVITYSASDFGRTLRSNGRGTDHAWGANALVMGGPVQGGRIYGTFPDLTLESSDDTGYGGRTIPTTSVDSLFAEMLRWFGVPASDMAQVLPNIGNFYNVQSSSLPIGFLRAGSWI; encoded by the coding sequence ATGAATACTTCACTTGTTTCACGCCGTCGTTTCATCGGTCAATCCGGCTGTGCCGCGCTCAGCGGAGTGTCGATGATGAATACTTTGTTAAACCTCAAATTGGCCGGCAATGCGGCAGCCCAAGACGCGCCGACGGACTATCGGACACTGGTGTGCATTTTTCTTCATGGGGGGAATGATTCTTACAATTGGTTAGTCCCGCGTGATAGCGGTCGCCATGCGATCTACTCGACCACGCGGGGAAATCTGGCATTAGGAGTGAACGATCTCCGAGCGCTGAATCAAGATGGAGGTGACGGTCAGCTTTATGGCATTCATCCCAGTTGTTCGGGTTTGCAGGAGCTCTTCAATGGTCTCGGGGGGGATGGCGCTCTACGACGGGCAGCTTTCATCTCCAATGTGGGGACATTGATCCAGCCTGTGACGAAAGCCGAGTATCTGGCGGAGACGGTGCCGCTTCCGAGGGCGTTGTATTCTCACAGTGACCAGATCGATCAATGGCAGACCTCGGTGCCACAGGGCATGACTCAACTCAGCGGCTGGGCAGGCCGCGCTGCGGATGTCTTGCACGGTGTCGCCAATGCGAACAGCATTTCGATGAATATCTCCCTCGCGGGCAACAATCTCTGGCAGGTGGGCAATAGCACCACTCAGTTTGTGGTGACGGATCGTGGGGCACTGACTTTCACGGGGAGTGATATCAGTGAGGCTCAGCATCCTATGCGCCTCAAGAACGCGGCTCATCGCAGTATCATTGAGCAGAGTTATGCCAATCTGATTCAGCAATCCTTTGCGCAACTGACGAAAGAAAGCATCGAGCTGCAGGAGTTCTTTCTCCAGCAATTCAATGACTATGATGACAGCTCGATACGTGGGTTTTTTCCCGCAGGCAATTGGGTAGGACAGCAATTTCTCGCGGCGGCGAAGATGATTGCGCTTCGCCAAGCCCTGGGCCTCAAGCGTCAGACGTTGTTCCTCAGTTTTGGTGGCTGGGATCACCATGGAGAGCTTCTGGAGACGCAGGCTGAAATGCTCGTTCTGCTGGATGGAGCCCTGGCAGGATTCCAAAGGGCCTTGGACCACTTGGCGCTTCAGGATAGCGTCATCACCTACAGCGCTTCAGACTTCGGCCGGACGCTTCGCAGCAATGGACGCGGTACGGATCACGCTTGGGGAGCTAATGCCTTGGTAATGGGTGGCCCGGTGCAGGGCGGGCGTATTTATGGCACCTTCCCCGATCTCACGTTGGAGAGCTCAGATGATACGGGATATGGGGGCCGCACCATCCCGACGACCTCGGTCGATTCCTTGTTTGCCGAAATGCTTCGCTGGTTCGGCGTGCCTGCTTCAGACATGGCCCAGGTGCTGCCTAACATCGGCAACTTTTACAATGTTCAGTCAAGTAGCCTGCCCATCGGGTTCCTCCGGGCAGGCTCCTGGATCTAA